A genome region from Bordetella genomosp. 10 includes the following:
- a CDS encoding excinuclease ABC subunit UvrA, whose product MPAARRPSSPATTTPAASSAPAAGFVSVRGAREHNLKDVDIDIPRNALVVFSGVSGSGKSSLAFSTIYAEAQRRYFESVAPYARRLIDQVGMPDVDAIDGLPPAVALQQQRGASNARSSVGSVTTLSSLVRMMYSRAGAYPADQPMLYAEDFSPNTPQGACPACHGLGHIYEVTEASMVPDPSLTIRERAIAAWPPAWHGQNLRDILVTLGYDVDIPWKDLPRKDRDWILFTEETPTAPVYAGFTPAETRAALKRKLAPSYMGTFTGARRYILHTFANTQSALMRKRVSRYMEGRPCPACHGKRLKPEALSVTFAGVDIGEFMRMPVDRAAALLEPIAQGDFRAHAAGAGTNEAATRRDRAERAASRRAVHAASPDVRRTSALSEEKRLAAQRLAEGVVARLRPLRQLGLGYLTLDRATPTLSSGELQRLRLATQLSAMLFGVIYVLDEPSAGLHPSDSQALYDALDRLRDAGNSVFVVEHDIELMRRAQWLVDVGPEAGERGGRILYSGAPEGLRGIAESRTGRYLFGEIPLPPSVGRTPSGWLELKGIHRHNLHGVDARIPLGVLTAVTGISGSGKSSLVAQALPELMLLHLGHEPEDEAAEGASDEPPVIETTQGHLAGDVDAVQRLVQVDQKPIGRTPRSNLATYTGLFDHVRKLFAATPDARRRRYDAGRFSFNVAKGRCATCEGEGFVSVELLFMPSVYAPCPACHGARYNEATLKVRWNGRNIAEVLRLTVEEACDFFAGEEPVLRPLRLLREIGLGYLRLGQPATELSGGEAQRIKLATELQRSQRGHSLYVLDEPTTGLHPLDVDRLLVQLQRLVDMGNTVVTIEHDMRVVAQADWVIDVGPGAGAKGGRIVAEGPPDAVARRKGSVTAPFIAACLKDDPRTAPTGASPARLTRR is encoded by the coding sequence ATGCCCGCAGCCCGCCGCCCATCTTCCCCCGCGACCACCACCCCGGCCGCTTCGAGCGCCCCGGCGGCCGGCTTCGTCAGCGTGCGCGGCGCGCGCGAACATAATCTCAAGGACGTGGACATCGATATCCCCCGCAACGCGCTGGTGGTGTTCTCCGGCGTGTCCGGTTCGGGCAAGTCCTCGCTGGCCTTCAGCACCATCTACGCGGAAGCGCAGCGGCGCTATTTCGAATCGGTGGCGCCGTATGCGCGGCGCCTGATCGACCAGGTGGGCATGCCCGACGTCGACGCCATCGACGGCCTGCCGCCCGCGGTGGCCTTGCAGCAGCAACGCGGCGCCAGCAACGCGCGCTCGTCCGTGGGCAGCGTGACGACGCTGTCCAGCCTGGTGCGGATGATGTATTCCCGCGCGGGCGCCTATCCGGCGGACCAGCCGATGCTGTACGCCGAGGACTTCTCCCCGAACACGCCGCAAGGCGCCTGTCCGGCCTGCCATGGCCTGGGCCATATCTATGAGGTGACCGAGGCCAGCATGGTGCCGGATCCCTCGCTGACCATCCGCGAGCGGGCGATCGCCGCATGGCCGCCGGCCTGGCACGGGCAGAACCTGCGCGACATCCTGGTCACGCTGGGATACGACGTGGACATCCCGTGGAAAGACCTGCCCCGAAAGGATCGCGACTGGATACTGTTCACCGAGGAAACGCCCACCGCACCGGTGTATGCCGGCTTCACCCCCGCCGAGACGCGCGCCGCGCTCAAGCGCAAGCTGGCGCCCAGCTACATGGGCACCTTTACCGGCGCGCGCCGCTACATCCTGCACACCTTCGCCAATACGCAGAGCGCGCTGATGCGCAAGCGGGTGTCCCGCTACATGGAGGGGCGGCCCTGCCCCGCCTGCCATGGCAAGCGGCTCAAGCCAGAGGCCTTGTCGGTCACCTTCGCCGGCGTGGACATCGGCGAGTTCATGCGCATGCCGGTGGACCGCGCGGCGGCGCTGCTAGAACCCATCGCGCAGGGCGATTTCCGCGCGCACGCCGCCGGCGCGGGGACGAACGAGGCGGCGACCCGGCGCGACCGCGCCGAACGCGCCGCCTCCCGCCGTGCCGTCCATGCCGCATCGCCCGACGTGCGCCGCACCTCCGCGCTTTCGGAGGAAAAGCGCCTGGCGGCGCAACGCCTGGCCGAAGGCGTGGTGGCCAGGCTGCGCCCGTTGCGGCAACTGGGGCTGGGCTACCTGACGCTGGACCGCGCGACGCCGACCTTGTCGAGCGGCGAACTGCAACGGCTGCGGCTGGCGACCCAGCTCAGCGCCATGCTGTTCGGCGTGATCTATGTCCTGGACGAGCCGTCCGCGGGTCTGCATCCGTCCGACAGCCAGGCCCTGTACGACGCCCTCGATCGCCTGCGCGACGCGGGCAACTCGGTGTTCGTGGTGGAGCACGACATCGAGCTGATGCGGCGCGCGCAGTGGCTGGTGGACGTCGGTCCCGAGGCCGGCGAGCGCGGCGGCCGCATCCTCTACAGCGGCGCGCCGGAGGGCTTGCGCGGCATCGCCGAGTCCCGCACCGGACGCTATCTGTTCGGCGAGATTCCCCTGCCGCCGAGTGTCGGGCGCACGCCTTCCGGCTGGCTGGAGCTCAAGGGGATACACCGCCATAACCTGCATGGCGTCGACGCGCGCATCCCGCTGGGCGTGCTGACGGCGGTCACCGGCATCTCCGGTTCCGGCAAGTCCAGCCTCGTCGCGCAGGCCCTGCCGGAACTGATGCTGCTGCACCTGGGCCACGAGCCCGAGGACGAGGCCGCCGAAGGCGCGTCCGACGAGCCGCCGGTGATCGAGACCACGCAGGGCCATTTGGCGGGCGACGTCGACGCCGTCCAGCGGCTGGTGCAGGTGGACCAGAAGCCGATCGGCCGCACGCCGCGCTCGAACCTGGCGACCTACACGGGCCTGTTCGACCATGTGCGCAAGCTGTTCGCCGCCACGCCCGACGCGCGCCGCCGGCGCTACGACGCCGGGCGCTTCTCCTTCAACGTGGCCAAGGGGCGCTGCGCCACGTGCGAGGGCGAAGGCTTCGTCAGCGTGGAGCTGCTGTTCATGCCCAGCGTGTACGCGCCCTGCCCGGCCTGCCATGGCGCCCGCTACAACGAGGCCACGCTCAAGGTCCGCTGGAATGGACGCAACATCGCCGAGGTCTTGCGCCTGACGGTGGAGGAAGCCTGCGATTTCTTCGCCGGCGAAGAACCGGTCCTGCGTCCGCTGCGGCTGCTGCGCGAGATCGGCCTGGGCTACCTGCGCCTGGGCCAGCCCGCCACCGAACTGTCCGGCGGCGAGGCCCAGCGCATCAAGCTGGCCACCGAACTGCAGCGCAGCCAGCGCGGCCACAGCCTGTACGTCCTGGACGAGCCGACCACCGGATTGCATCCCCTGGACGTGGATCGCCTGCTGGTGCAGTTGCAGCGTCTGGTCGACATGGGCAATACCGTGGTGACGATCGAACACGACATGCGGGTGGTGGCGCAGGCGGATTGGGTCATCGACGTGGGGCCGGGCGCGGGCGCCAAGGGCGGCCGCATCGTGGCGGAAGGACCGCCGGATGCGGTGGCGCGGCGCAAGGGCAGCGTCACGGCGCCGTTCATCGCGGCCTGCCTGAAGGACGACCCTCGGACCGCTCCCACCGGGGCGTCCCCCGCCCGCCTCACTCGCCGATGA
- a CDS encoding winged helix-turn-helix domain-containing protein, which yields MVELTFLMLSDASSDAARDLLRLRDLAVASGLRARVSTNPLAFAETRPAGGVAVAVIDGLGASGYDVPWLVGVLRCLPRMAIIMLAPDTSAARSQALLAGADLCLSIPVDGAEFRAAVCAVTRRIAVQPGAPAALDEAIAFGPGAAALETGLAFRAAPADAAAMAPPAVAGEPSADEGMPAGARKPWRLVSRGWTLLSPQGHRIDLTATERGLLRHLFLAPRAIVSHQDLVNRNVAFTRPANEGRRTPLAGVVSRLKKKCREVGVSLPILSSRGRGYRFAEDCVIGE from the coding sequence ATGGTGGAGCTGACCTTCCTGATGCTGAGCGATGCGTCTTCCGACGCCGCGCGCGACCTGCTGCGGCTGCGCGACCTGGCGGTGGCGTCCGGGCTGCGCGCCAGGGTCTCGACCAATCCGCTGGCGTTCGCGGAAACGCGGCCCGCCGGCGGCGTCGCCGTCGCCGTCATCGACGGCCTGGGCGCCTCGGGCTACGACGTGCCGTGGCTGGTGGGCGTCCTGCGCTGCCTGCCCCGGATGGCGATCATCATGCTGGCGCCCGACACCAGCGCCGCGCGCAGCCAGGCCCTGCTGGCCGGCGCCGACCTGTGCCTGTCGATTCCCGTCGACGGCGCGGAATTCCGGGCCGCGGTGTGCGCGGTGACGCGCCGGATAGCGGTCCAGCCGGGCGCGCCGGCGGCCTTGGACGAGGCGATCGCCTTCGGCCCCGGCGCGGCGGCGCTGGAAACCGGTCTCGCATTCCGGGCGGCGCCGGCGGACGCCGCCGCCATGGCGCCGCCGGCCGTGGCCGGCGAGCCGAGCGCGGACGAAGGCATGCCGGCGGGCGCCAGGAAGCCCTGGCGGCTGGTCAGCAGGGGATGGACGCTGCTGAGCCCGCAGGGACACCGCATCGACCTGACCGCCACCGAACGCGGCCTGCTGCGGCATCTTTTCCTGGCGCCGCGCGCCATCGTGAGCCATCAGGACCTGGTGAACAGGAATGTCGCCTTCACCCGGCCCGCCAACGAGGGCCGCAGGACCCCGCTGGCAGGCGTCGTCAGCCGGTTGAAGAAGAAGTGCAGGGAGGTGGGCGTCAGCCTGCCCATCCTTTCCTCCCGGGGCAGGGGCTACCGGTTCGCGGAGGACTGCGTCATCGGCGAGTGA
- the tviB gene encoding Vi polysaccharide biosynthesis UDP-N-acetylglucosamine C-6 dehydrogenase TviB encodes MLRLEDVKLGVVGLGYVGLPLAVEFGKKRPVIGFDIDTQRIRELKEGHDHTLEVAASELAEAAHLGYTDDRETLGRANVFIVTVPTPIDAYKRPDLTPLVRASETLGAVLKRGDVVIYESTVYPGATEEDCVPILERVSGLVFNRDFFVGYSPERINPGDKAHRVSTIKKVTSGSTPETAELVDALYREIIVAGTHKAASIRVAEAAKVIENTQRDVNIALVNELALIFNKMGIDTEAVLEAAGTKWNFLPFRPGLVGGHCIGVDPYYLTHKAQAIGYQPEIILAGRRLNDGMGSYVVAQLVKAMTRRRIHVQGAKVLVLGLAFKENCPDLRNTRVADIISELAEYNVDVDVFDPWVDAAEASAEYGVKLVSEPRNGDYDGIILAVAHAQFAEMGAERIRGFGRADHVLYDLKYVLKPHEADLRL; translated from the coding sequence ATGTTGCGACTTGAAGATGTAAAGCTCGGTGTAGTGGGTCTGGGTTATGTGGGATTGCCCTTGGCCGTGGAATTCGGCAAGAAACGTCCCGTCATCGGATTCGACATCGATACACAACGGATACGCGAGTTGAAGGAAGGCCACGATCACACCCTGGAGGTGGCCGCGAGCGAACTGGCCGAGGCCGCGCACCTCGGCTATACCGACGACAGGGAGACGCTGGGGCGCGCCAACGTGTTCATCGTCACGGTGCCGACGCCCATCGACGCCTACAAGCGGCCCGACCTGACGCCGCTGGTGCGGGCCAGCGAAACCCTGGGCGCCGTGCTCAAGCGCGGAGACGTGGTGATCTACGAATCCACGGTGTATCCGGGCGCGACGGAAGAGGATTGCGTGCCCATCCTGGAACGTGTGTCCGGCCTCGTGTTCAATCGCGATTTCTTCGTGGGCTACAGTCCGGAGCGCATCAATCCGGGAGACAAGGCGCACCGGGTGAGCACGATCAAGAAAGTGACGTCGGGCTCCACGCCGGAAACCGCGGAACTCGTCGACGCGCTATATCGGGAAATCATCGTCGCCGGCACGCACAAGGCGGCTTCGATCCGCGTGGCCGAGGCGGCGAAAGTGATCGAGAATACGCAGCGCGACGTGAACATCGCGCTGGTCAACGAACTCGCGCTCATTTTCAACAAGATGGGCATCGATACCGAGGCGGTGCTGGAGGCCGCCGGCACCAAGTGGAACTTCCTGCCGTTTCGCCCGGGGCTGGTGGGCGGACACTGCATCGGCGTCGATCCTTATTACCTCACGCACAAGGCGCAGGCCATCGGCTACCAGCCGGAAATCATCCTGGCGGGACGGCGGCTGAACGACGGCATGGGCAGCTACGTGGTGGCGCAACTGGTCAAGGCGATGACGCGGCGGCGCATCCACGTGCAGGGGGCCAAGGTGCTGGTGCTGGGCCTGGCGTTCAAGGAGAACTGCCCGGACCTGCGCAATACGCGGGTCGCCGACATCATCTCGGAACTGGCGGAATACAACGTCGACGTCGATGTGTTCGATCCCTGGGTGGATGCCGCCGAGGCGTCGGCGGAATACGGCGTCAAGCTGGTCTCCGAACCGCGCAACGGCGATTACGACGGCATCATCCTGGCGGTCGCCCACGCGCAGTTCGCCGAGATGGGAGCAGAGCGCATCCGCGGTTTCGGCCGTGCGGATCACGTGCTCTATGACCTGAAGTACGTGCTGAAACCCCATGAGGCCGACTTGCGCTTGTAG
- a CDS encoding glycosyltransferase, with amino-acid sequence MGTSSETRRGRTAAAGDPASSPPAPRAPRQRRKPPAAAAPPCPPLPEVLAALDRLVGAASSTAAALQAMEQAETLAAHYPRDAAVRLSMLRLRDRARQPALAPQWEALLADHPGDTRIVRYYVRHLARMRDHDETLRAIERHMPPAPDDPAAELIRAELLADVKEFAQADAIFQDLLRREDRREVRISYAKSLHKRGLLADAVDVLGPAVDSVTPGSKAAELVATLMDDYDFYRRREPLHALRGEDVKVIAMKHAILHFRDRDVPRPSDEPKRVALVTGNLGAGGAERQLSRLACKLRGLRASGQESTRSGRPVPCAVEVLVKQHTDADSAARGQRMDFFLGDLVEAGVRVKEINHMPPVPAARQAIEEPDLLRLLERLPPQVHYGVTRLCPYLRERKFDVVSLWQDGTCLFGALAALIAGVPVIHLVFRGLPPNIRKTRARPEYAVLYRALAEVPGVLFASNSKAAAREYAKWLDLPLARFHILYNGVPEIATDGTEDDERKWAGFEQATQGATETIGGVFRLEPDKRPLVWIRMAHRYLQKRPGARFVIVGNGRLHEQTRELAEKLGIADRLLLAGHTSRVGFWYARMNVKVLLSGFEGLPNVLIEAQALGVCTVSTPAGGAGECFIDGVTGHLLKSAEHPDLEDACEKIASLAGKAREDPTLIELGRQHARSLFSVEAMIDAFIGLCMVDVHEGANEESSTRPIAAAA; translated from the coding sequence ATGGGTACGAGCAGCGAAACACGTCGCGGCCGGACGGCCGCCGCCGGCGATCCGGCTTCATCTCCCCCTGCCCCGCGCGCGCCGCGCCAGCGGCGCAAGCCGCCCGCCGCCGCCGCGCCGCCCTGCCCGCCCCTGCCCGAGGTGCTCGCGGCGCTGGACCGGCTGGTCGGCGCCGCGAGCAGCACGGCCGCGGCGCTGCAAGCCATGGAACAGGCCGAGACGCTGGCCGCCCACTATCCGCGGGACGCCGCCGTGCGCCTGTCGATGCTGCGCCTGCGCGACCGCGCCAGGCAGCCGGCGCTGGCGCCGCAGTGGGAAGCCTTGCTGGCCGACCATCCCGGCGACACGCGCATCGTCCGCTACTACGTGCGCCACCTTGCGCGGATGCGCGACCACGACGAGACCCTGCGGGCCATCGAACGGCACATGCCGCCCGCGCCCGACGATCCGGCGGCGGAACTGATACGCGCCGAACTCCTGGCGGACGTGAAGGAGTTCGCGCAGGCGGACGCCATCTTCCAGGACCTGCTGCGCCGGGAGGACCGACGCGAGGTTCGCATCTCCTACGCCAAGTCCCTGCACAAGCGCGGCCTGCTGGCCGACGCGGTGGACGTGCTGGGCCCGGCGGTGGACAGCGTGACGCCGGGCAGCAAGGCGGCCGAGCTGGTCGCCACCCTGATGGACGACTACGATTTCTACCGCCGGCGCGAACCGCTGCATGCGCTGCGCGGCGAGGACGTCAAGGTCATCGCGATGAAGCACGCGATCCTGCATTTCCGCGATCGCGACGTTCCCCGGCCCAGCGACGAGCCCAAGCGCGTGGCGCTGGTCACCGGCAACCTGGGGGCAGGCGGCGCCGAACGCCAGTTGAGCCGGCTTGCCTGCAAGCTGCGCGGCCTGCGGGCCAGCGGCCAGGAAAGCACGCGCAGCGGCCGGCCGGTGCCTTGCGCGGTGGAGGTGCTGGTGAAGCAGCACACGGACGCCGACAGCGCCGCGCGCGGCCAGCGCATGGATTTCTTCCTGGGCGACCTGGTCGAGGCCGGCGTGCGCGTCAAGGAAATCAACCACATGCCGCCGGTGCCCGCCGCGCGCCAGGCGATCGAGGAGCCCGACCTGCTGCGGCTGCTCGAGCGCCTGCCGCCGCAGGTGCACTATGGCGTCACCCGCCTGTGCCCTTACCTGCGCGAGCGCAAGTTCGACGTCGTCAGCCTGTGGCAGGACGGCACTTGCCTGTTCGGCGCGCTGGCCGCGCTGATCGCCGGCGTGCCCGTGATCCATCTGGTTTTTCGCGGCCTGCCGCCGAATATCCGCAAGACGCGGGCCCGTCCCGAATACGCGGTGCTGTACCGCGCGCTGGCCGAGGTGCCGGGGGTCCTGTTCGCGAGCAACAGCAAGGCCGCGGCCCGGGAATACGCGAAGTGGCTGGACCTGCCGCTGGCGCGTTTCCACATCCTGTACAACGGCGTGCCGGAAATCGCGACGGACGGAACGGAAGACGACGAGCGCAAGTGGGCCGGGTTCGAGCAAGCCACGCAAGGCGCCACGGAAACCATAGGCGGCGTCTTCCGGCTGGAGCCGGACAAGCGGCCGCTCGTCTGGATCCGCATGGCCCATCGCTACTTGCAGAAGCGGCCGGGCGCGCGCTTCGTCATCGTCGGCAACGGCCGCCTGCACGAGCAAACGCGCGAACTGGCCGAGAAACTGGGCATCGCGGACCGGTTGTTGCTGGCCGGCCATACGTCCAGGGTCGGCTTCTGGTACGCCAGGATGAACGTCAAGGTGCTGCTGTCCGGCTTCGAGGGCCTGCCCAACGTGCTGATCGAGGCCCAGGCCCTGGGCGTGTGCACGGTGTCGACGCCGGCCGGCGGCGCGGGCGAATGCTTCATCGACGGCGTGACCGGCCATCTGCTCAAGAGCGCCGAGCACCCGGACCTGGAGGATGCGTGCGAGAAGATCGCCTCGCTCGCCGGCAAGGCGCGCGAGGACCCCACCCTGATCGAGCTCGGCAGGCAGCATGCGCGTTCGCTGTTCTCCGTGGAAGCCATGATCGACGCCTTCATCGGCCTGTGCATGGTGGACGTGCACGAGGGCGCCAACGAGGAATCGTCCACCCGCCCCATCGCCGCGGCTGCCTGA
- a CDS encoding polysaccharide biosynthesis/export family protein has translation MTLFRFLPWPARAGLALAAVLSLQGCQLPRSGPYEGEIADAAQRDDILLVPVTSQVAAATRSAARATFPPAFGQAAPLNYEALAAGDGVDIIIWENDGLGMFPASPNGASDLGEQRVDRAGWIHIPYIGKVRAAGRTPAEVRDEIMQKLRGVIVSSDVAVRPTQRRGRLVTAQGDLAKPGAYPIDQGTERLSGLLGAAAPNQQNPEQLAITVRRGGLSGTVRLSDIYNDPHQDIALRPGDVVTAHAVSSYLTVLGAAGAQNRLPLTRRNYSVMDALGDARGLNDGLAQPRAVYLLRQAAAGGAPDAPGRPTVYQFDFTRPEQIADAGMFSVQDGDAIYISDAPFTRVQKVLSVFGNTAVGVTNAASR, from the coding sequence ATGACCTTGTTCCGTTTTTTGCCATGGCCGGCGCGCGCCGGCCTGGCTCTCGCCGCCGTGCTGTCGCTGCAAGGCTGCCAGTTGCCGCGCAGCGGCCCGTACGAAGGCGAGATCGCGGACGCCGCGCAGCGCGACGACATCCTTCTGGTGCCGGTCACCTCGCAGGTGGCCGCGGCCACGCGCAGCGCGGCGCGCGCCACCTTCCCGCCCGCGTTCGGCCAGGCCGCGCCGCTGAACTACGAAGCGCTCGCGGCCGGCGACGGCGTCGATATCATCATTTGGGAAAACGACGGCCTGGGCATGTTCCCCGCCAGTCCCAACGGCGCCTCCGACCTGGGCGAGCAGCGGGTCGACCGCGCGGGCTGGATCCATATTCCCTACATCGGCAAGGTGCGCGCCGCCGGCCGGACGCCGGCCGAGGTCCGCGACGAGATCATGCAGAAGCTGCGCGGCGTGATCGTCAGCTCCGATGTCGCGGTGCGGCCGACGCAGCGCCGCGGCCGCCTCGTCACCGCGCAGGGAGACCTCGCCAAGCCGGGCGCCTATCCCATAGACCAGGGGACCGAAAGACTGAGCGGCCTGCTGGGCGCCGCCGCGCCCAACCAGCAGAATCCCGAGCAACTGGCCATCACGGTGCGCCGCGGCGGCCTGTCCGGGACGGTGCGCCTGTCCGATATCTATAACGATCCGCATCAGGACATCGCCCTGCGTCCCGGGGACGTCGTCACCGCGCATGCGGTGTCGTCCTACCTGACGGTGCTGGGCGCCGCGGGCGCGCAGAACCGCCTGCCGCTGACGCGCCGCAACTACAGCGTCATGGACGCGCTGGGCGACGCGCGCGGGCTGAACGACGGCCTGGCCCAGCCGCGCGCGGTCTATCTGCTGCGGCAGGCCGCCGCCGGCGGCGCGCCGGACGCGCCGGGCCGCCCCACCGTCTACCAGTTCGATTTCACCCGGCCGGAGCAGATCGCCGACGCCGGCATGTTCAGCGTGCAGGACGGCGACGCCATCTACATCTCCGACGCGCCCTTCACCCGCGTGCAGAAGGTGCTGTCCGTGTTCGGCAACACCGCGGTGGGCGTGACCAATGCCGCGAGCCGGTAA
- a CDS encoding ABC transporter permease — protein MSNEDRIRNWRQRREAAAAGSREQTAPEQAFLLAAAAVADSPAPARAALSMVLDALSRAPGATAAERRAVYAALRDGQARGIEREVPAEETADFHRRQLGAVIRQVEHDIRAEIDVHAAGYAPAGLDEINERLTQGHARRARLRKVVEEREARRRASRLDVALEMDLPAQEAPQLAALRRRLAGIHARQLPARAAPSARLSRTLIPLLLLQLHVIHRESRVALLWALLGPAVLLSVISSLYFLTGVHYILGMDVATFSLLGATTWIMFRQIVFRSSTSYVSARSLINLEAVSPLTLALTQALIYLCIYLLVFAVLLGAGYGFGLVTLPASRAGFLLFVVLMGVGGACTGVLFGSIATVWPYFLRFAPVIERILQVFSGVFFVSEQLPEQYRGLFLWSPFAHGMQLLRSAYFTSYRSSDASLSYFLTSLVFLGAVALAAERAVRSNVQPM, from the coding sequence ATGTCGAACGAAGACCGTATCAGGAATTGGCGGCAGCGGCGCGAGGCGGCCGCCGCCGGATCGCGCGAACAGACCGCGCCGGAGCAGGCCTTCCTGCTGGCGGCCGCGGCCGTGGCGGACAGCCCCGCGCCGGCGCGCGCCGCGCTGTCCATGGTGCTCGACGCGCTCTCGCGCGCGCCGGGCGCGACGGCGGCCGAGCGGCGCGCCGTCTATGCGGCGCTGCGCGACGGGCAGGCCCGGGGGATCGAACGGGAGGTCCCGGCCGAGGAGACCGCCGACTTCCACCGCCGCCAACTGGGCGCCGTCATCCGCCAGGTGGAACACGACATCCGCGCGGAGATCGACGTGCATGCGGCCGGCTACGCGCCCGCCGGACTGGACGAGATCAACGAGCGGCTGACGCAAGGCCACGCGCGCCGCGCCCGCCTGCGCAAGGTCGTCGAGGAACGCGAAGCGCGGCGGCGCGCGTCGCGCCTGGACGTGGCGCTGGAAATGGACCTGCCCGCGCAGGAGGCGCCGCAACTGGCTGCCCTGCGCCGGCGCCTGGCCGGCATCCACGCGCGCCAGCTTCCCGCGCGCGCCGCGCCGTCCGCGCGGCTGTCCCGCACCTTGATTCCGCTGCTGCTCCTGCAATTGCACGTCATCCACCGGGAAAGCCGCGTCGCCCTGCTGTGGGCCCTGCTCGGCCCGGCGGTGCTGCTCAGCGTGATCTCCTCGCTGTATTTCCTCACCGGCGTCCACTACATCCTGGGCATGGACGTGGCGACGTTCTCGCTGCTGGGGGCCACGACGTGGATCATGTTCCGGCAGATCGTCTTTCGCAGCAGCACCAGCTACGTGTCGGCGCGCTCCCTCATCAACCTGGAAGCCGTCAGCCCGCTCACGCTGGCGCTGACGCAGGCGCTGATCTACCTGTGCATCTACCTGCTGGTCTTCGCCGTGCTGCTTGGCGCGGGATACGGATTCGGGCTGGTCACGCTGCCGGCGAGCCGGGCCGGCTTCCTGTTGTTCGTGGTCCTGATGGGCGTGGGCGGCGCCTGCACCGGCGTGCTGTTCGGCAGCATCGCCACCGTGTGGCCCTACTTCCTCCGCTTCGCGCCGGTGATCGAGCGCATCCTGCAGGTGTTTTCCGGCGTCTTCTTCGTTTCCGAGCAGTTGCCGGAACAATATCGGGGCCTTTTCCTGTGGTCGCCCTTCGCGCATGGCATGCAGTTGCTGCGTTCCGCCTATTTCACGAGCTATCGCTCCAGCGACGCGAGCCTGTCCTATTTCCTGACCTCGCTGGTGTTCCTGGGCGCGGTGGCGCTCGCCGCCGAGCGCGCGGTGCGCAGCAACGTCCAGCCCATGTGA
- a CDS encoding ATPase — MIQLNAVTDTPRIFGMPRLLLDDADLYLPRGRYALLSRTPELHRALIDVLTGLRPPRRGMVHHTGQVSWPIGRQGFIRGRATGLRMIEFVCRIYGMETGPGVEFVADLLTDPDYLFRSMEHWPLFVRQEFSFALGLLPAFDIYVIEGAIPFEPCRFTRLWLGLFEERLVGRTLILSTYRQNQMTDYCIKGLVYERNGFRVDADLDRCIRRFPARQSRSESADQGGEGIIEDYAGGQFGV; from the coding sequence ATGATCCAGTTGAACGCCGTCACCGATACGCCGCGCATCTTCGGCATGCCTCGCCTGCTGCTGGACGACGCCGACCTGTACCTGCCGCGCGGGCGCTACGCCCTGCTGTCGCGCACCCCGGAGTTGCACCGCGCCCTCATCGACGTATTGACCGGACTGCGGCCGCCCCGCCGCGGCATGGTGCATCACACAGGACAGGTTTCCTGGCCAATCGGCCGGCAGGGCTTCATTCGCGGCCGGGCCACCGGCCTGCGCATGATCGAGTTCGTCTGCCGGATCTATGGCATGGAGACCGGGCCCGGCGTCGAATTCGTGGCCGATCTGCTCACCGATCCGGACTACCTGTTCCGCTCCATGGAGCACTGGCCCCTGTTCGTCCGGCAGGAATTTTCCTTCGCGCTGGGACTGCTGCCCGCCTTCGACATCTACGTCATCGAGGGCGCGATTCCTTTCGAACCCTGCCGCTTCACCCGTCTCTGGCTGGGCTTGTTCGAGGAAAGGTTGGTCGGCCGCACGCTGATCCTTTCCACGTACCGCCAGAACCAGATGACCGATTACTGCATCAAAGGCCTAGTTTATGAACGAAACGGTTTCCGCGTCGACGCCGACCTCGACCGCTGCATACGACGCTTCCCCGCCCGGCAATCCCGAAGCGAATCCGCCGATCAGGGAGGAGAAGGCATCATCGAGGACTACGCCGGAGGACAGTTCGGCGTCTGA